A genomic window from Punica granatum isolate Tunisia-2019 chromosome 2, ASM765513v2, whole genome shotgun sequence includes:
- the LOC116194615 gene encoding protein FAM136A-like yields the protein MDHIAGAEEQIVSDRLRRKLSEVNAAAQVHLSGVQDHVNFTLQQAYFKCAYECFDRRRRQDEISSCVEHCSVPVVSAQQHVENEMAKFQERLNRSLMVCQDKFEAAKLQQIRPNAMKDLESCVEQSIDDTIKTLPHLVNKLKSSLAISD from the exons ATGGACCATATCGCCGGAGCGGAAGAGCAGATCGTGTCGGACAGGCTCAGGAGGAAGCTCAGCGAAGTAAATGCGGCAGCCCAGGTCCATCTATCTGGGGTTCAGGACCATGTCAACTTCACCCTTCAG CAAGCTTATTTTAAGTGCGCGTACGAGTGCTTtgacaggaggaggaggcagGATGAAATAAGTAGCTGCGTCGAGCACTGCAGTGTTCCTGTTGTCAGTGCTCAGCAACATGTTGAGAACGAGATGGCGAAATTTCAA GAAAGACTGAACAGGTCCTTAATGGTCTGCCAAGACAAATTTGAGGCAGCTAAGCTACAACAGATTAGGCCCAACGCCATGAAAGATTTAGAGTCATGTGTCGAGCAGTCGATTGATGATACCATCAAGACACTCCCACATCTTGTGAACAAACTCAAGTCCTCACTTGCCATTAGTGATTGA